One segment of Alnus glutinosa chromosome 2, dhAlnGlut1.1, whole genome shotgun sequence DNA contains the following:
- the LOC133860524 gene encoding cation/H(+) antiporter 15-like, whose product MGPNMSVEERVVAKIMQDSYEVCYKRNITRSKGLWRAESPLVTSLPIFVLQLLCIILTIRIITLLLKPLRQPRIVAEILGGVLLGKSGLGGTHFFRTRVFPVQSIVALETVASLSLVYYMFLVGLETDVSLILRAGKKAYSVALAGIFVALPTGFGLFHLLRPKASMAGHGGDLLWGIALSCTNFQELARILAEVKLLRSEVGRTALTSSLITDLSSWILLVLAQATLETQRMYITLSSTIVFTIFLVFAVRPALKRVISKEDNNYNDFHVCCVLTGVLLCGFISDACGVLPIAGVFMLGVIMPKGELKDMLMERIEDFVSGFMMPLFFIVIGLRTSLNQMAYQTTLGQTLLVIGLACAPKILSTCLVSLFYSMSALDGLALGLLMTTKGLLSFIVLNSGRTRRALDDQTFTVMLVAFWFMTLVIGPILACTYKRSRYGRQYKRRTIQSIKQESEFVILACVHSMRNVSGIISLLQASIASSTTELSPVCIFAVHLVELTGRASSMLIVHDTYGKCLNKGSAACTTRAAHPDSVLGAFESLESKGNGVAVHPLTAMSAYDSMHEDICSLAEDKRVILILIPFHKQPTFDGGMEDSNPILRGVNENVLANAPCSVGIFVDRGLILSTTSKDSNHGNIGQRFLVLFIGGRDDREALAYAWRLSGHSAVSLDVVRFLSDDDHLNPTDENHQGDEDDDKEEILAATPKDIDKEKQLDDEYIAKFRQSSSSNPSITYMEKVANNGEETVKTISNLGHEYDLYIVGRREGMVSPLTSGLTEWSDFPELGALGDTLVSSSFSSNVSVLIVVQQHIGGGGGRGEEMENDEPEHTGHLKEQFGHMTWQPPPKGNPDKEPFVHRVGDDYDDHDDF is encoded by the exons ATGGGTCCCAACATGAGCGTGGAAGAGAGGGTAGTAGCCAAAATAATGCAGGATAGTTATGAGGTATGTTACAAGAGAAACATAACCAGAAGCAAAGGCCTCTGGCGGGCTGAAAGCCCCTTGGTTACTTCTCTCCCAATCTTCGTCCTCCAACTATTATGCATTATTCTTACCATTCGCATAATCACGCTCCTTCTAAAGCCTTTGCGCCAACCACGTATAGTGGCTGAGATTCTT GGTGGAGTGTTATTGGGGAAATCTGGATTGGGAGGCACACATTTCTTTAGAACCCGTGTGTTTCCTGTACAGAGCATTGTGGCATTAGAGACAGTGGCAAGCTTAAGCTTGGTTTACTACATGTTCCTTGTTGGGCTAGAGACGGACGTTAGCCTAATACTACGTGCTGGGAAGAAGGCCTACAGCGTGGCACTCGCTGGTATTTTCGTTGCATTGCCTACTGGGTTTGGCTTGTTTCACCTTCTCCGACCAAAGGCAAGCATGGCTGGGCATGGGGGTGATCTGTTATGGGGCATCGCTCTCTCCTGCACCAACTTCCAAGAGCTGGCTCGAATCCTCGCCGAAGTGAAGCTTCTCCGCTCTGAGGTGGGACGGACGGCCTTGACTTCCTCCCTGATCACCGACTTGTCTAGTTGGATTCTTCTGGTGCTGGCACAGGCGACACTCGAGACCCAGAGAATGTATATTACACTGTCCTCCACCATCGTCTTCACGATTTTCCTTGTGTTTGCAGTGCGTCCAGCTCTCAAACGGGTCATATCAAAAGAAGACAATAACTATAACGATTTCCATGTGTGCTGTGTTCTGACTGGGGTTCTCCTCTGTGGATTCATCTCGGACGCATGCGGCGTACTCCCCATCGCTGGGGTTTTCATGCTGGGAGTTATCATGCCAAAAGGGGAGCTTAAAGATATGCTAATGGAGAGGATTGAAGACTTTGTGTCGGGGTTCATGATGCCTCTCTTCTTCATAGTTATTGGACTCAGAACCAGTCTGAACCAAATGGCCTATCAAACCACTCTGGGCCAAACCTTGCTAGTAATAGGCTTAGCTTGCGCACCCAAGATTTTGAGCACGTGCCTTGTTTCTCTATTCTACAGCATGTCAGCTCTCGACGGTCTCGCTCTTGGACTGCTTATGACCACCAAAGGTTTATTGTCTTTCATTGTACTTAACTCTGGACGTACTAGAAGG GCTTTGGACGACCAAACGTTTACAGTGATGTTGGTGGCATTTTGGTTCATGACGCTTGTGATAGGGCCTATCCTGGCATGCACTTACAAGCGCTCAAGGTATGGCAGGCAATACAAGCGCAGGACCATACAAAGTATAAAGCAAGAAAGCGAGTTTGTAATCCTTGCATGCGTTCATTCCATGCGCAATGTATCCGGAATCATCAGCCTCCTCCAGGCTTCCATTGCCAGTAGTACTACTGAACTATCCCCAGTCTGTATCTTCGCCGTCCACCTAGTCGAACTCACCGGCCGCGCTTCCTCCATGCTCATTGTGCACGACACGTACGGCAAGTGTTTAAACAAGGGTAGTGCTGCATGCACTACAAGAGCTGCCCATCCTGATAGCGTTTTGGGTGCTTTTGAGAGCTTGGAAAGCAAAGGCAATGGCGTGGCCGTCCACCCTTTAACCGCCATGTCCGCTTATGACTCAATGCACGAAGACATTTGCAGCCTTGCGGAGGACAAGCGTGTGATCCTCATACTCATTCCCTTCCACAAACAACCCACCTTTGACGGTGGAATGGAGGATTCCAACCCTATTCTGAGAGGAGTCAACGAAAACGTGTTGGCAAATGCACCGTGCTCAGTTGGTATCTTTGTAGACCGTGGACTCATTTTGTCCACGACGAGCAAAGATTCCAACCATGGTAACATTGGGCAACGCTTTCTCGTACTCTTTATTGGCGGTCGAGACGACCGTGAGGCATTGGCTTATGCGTGGAGGCTGTCAGGGCACTCGGCTGTAAGCTTAGACGTAGTCCGGTTTCTTTCAG aTGATGACCATTTGAACCCAACAGATGAGAACCACCAAGGAGACGAAGACGACGACAAGGAAGAGATTTTAGCAGCTACCCCAAAGGATATTGACAAAGAAAAGCAGTTGGATGATGAGTACATAGCAAAATTCAGGCAAAGTTCAAGTAGCAACCCCTCAATTACATATATGGAGAAGGTGGCAAATAATGGGGAAGAAACTGTAAAAACAATAAGTAATTTGGGGCATGAATATGATTTGTACATAGTAGGAAGAAGGGAAGGAATGGTGTCACCATTGACATCGGGTTTGACGGAGTGGAGTGACTTCCCAGAGCTTGGAGCTTTGGGGGACACATTGGTGTCTTCGAGCTTTTCATCAAATGTATCAGTCCTAATCGTAGTGCAGCAACAtattggtggtggtggtggaagaGGAGAGGAAATGGAGAATGATGAACCTGAGCACACTGGACATCTTAAGGAGCAATTTGGGCACATGACATGGCAGCCACCTCCCAAGGGTAACCCTGATAAGGAACCCTTTGTGCATCGTGTAGGAGATGATTATGACGACCACGATGATTTTTGA